AATCGTGCACTAGCCTTTTCATTATCACCACCTGTCTGTAGTAGTTAGGTTGactaaaatacattttttcatcAATGTGCATTAAATGTGCCGTTTAGTATCACTTATGCACATAATTTTTCGACACGCTTGAACACATTGCACATATTGAAAAATGATGTACTATTCAcaagcattaaaaaaaaacagcttCTGGTGAACGGGgcaatgattataaaaataaatataaaaaaacaatcacAGTGGATAATGATTTATAGAACCTGTGATAGTCACCCTTTGGGCAGCTCCTCATCAAATGGTCAAGTTGGCTTGTAAATTAGGACAAGTTCCTGTAGGAGCTCAATGTCATTGGATACATGCAccaaatatctatatacatcaAAATGTTACAAATACAGCAAAAAAAGACAGGtgaaattttacaataatttgattatatcACATTGTAGTATATTCTCACGTATTTTCAAAATAGGCACAATCTTCAAATGGATTATTCTACTGGGATATGCACAATAGAATTCAAACCTGATTATTCAGACTTAGGACAGTGGACTTGCAGATTTACAAGAGATAACAAAAATACTGACATAGAATTGGGAAGTGCAACACTCATCTTACTTAATACACTTGCTGGTTTGTAATATTATGTTATCCATTTTTAACTccttatttataaatagttaCAAGTGTTTTCTATGATTTTATAGATGAAAAACTTGGATGGATTGTTGGTGCTTTAActgctattattttatttttaatgattattgtAGTAGTTATAGTAGTTTGTAAAACTCGACTTTTTGTAAGATCACCagaaatattagaaacaaTGCCTGCTTcaagaaaacaacaaaatttGCAATGCACCAACGACAGAAGAATAGAGCATGATAATTGTAGTAATATtactaatagtaataatattttaccaaACAGAAGCCCACACTTGTacgaaagagtagaaaaatataatgttgtAACAccaaaattatatgaaaactttggattgtaaatttatatgcGTCTACCAGAGACAAATAAGGTACATATCATTGCTTTTTCCTCAAACCTACTTTTACCTTACATTATTGAAGACATTGTTAACTTATAAGAGTAAGTTAGTCTATAGGAGTAGAGTATACTTGTAAAcagttataaaaattatcaaaattttgagaaatatatcttatataaaatgtaaaactgTTTCACATTATTACTCTATTTTAATGCATCGAGTtggttttgtattttttctaaattcatatataaatcagTGAGAGactttttatcaaattcaaTAGTTAATTTTGAGTCTTTCTCACCTGTAAAGTCTAACTGAAATAGTGTCATGGGACTAGCATCTTTGGAAATTGTTGAAGATGATGATTGTATATTTAAACAccaattaatatcttttacctaaaaaaacaatttttaaagtttggatcataaaagaaaataatttaacattaaaataatctaaacTCAAATATTAGCTATTAACACATACCTGTGTAGGAAATATAGATCTTTTTCTGAGACATTCAATAATTCCTTTACCATAACTTAACCatgaattaacaaaaattaacgTTTTATCTTCATCTAATTTACAAGTATCTTTTAAAGTAGATTCGAATTCTGCTGACTTCACTATATTAAAGGCAGcttgtttataaataagtGTTACTGCATCTAACAAAAAAGTTAATTCCTCTTTATTCAATTCTAAAGATACTAaaagtttctcttcttcttcttcattgaATGGTTTTACATTACTAGTAGATTGCAAATTTTGACATATGCGATTAACAAGTAATCGAAATTTACcattatcgattcgatttgcAATCTTCAAACCTTGTTGAAgactgaaaaaataaaaaagttaatacatataatcagagtaaacaataacaacaagaaaaatgttaataacatttttaccAAGGTGTTATAGTAACCCAACTTTCCATCACGATACCTGAAGGTTGTTTACCATCTTTCGCTTGTAGGGTATGCGACTTCAACGACAGATGTGGACAAAATAAGAATTACAAGTGCAATAAGAAAATACTATCCAAACTATACGCCTATTGTATCGCTATATAAgcttatatagattatatctCTTCCACATGTAACCTAACATTTGAgttactatataaaaaatttttatatctagtAAAAATAGATGGTAAACAGccttaaatatgatatatgctattttaatcatttcaatTTATGACTACGAActcgattaatataaaaataatttcataagagattttatataaaagtttataacttacgaacatttaaatattatttatattaatattatttatattatattatctaaatattatatatattaataatcgtcgtatataatattattatatataataatatgcatATGAGATTACTTGTGCGTCTGCGCAGATCAAATCATGCttgatagaagaaaagagaaaacaagtaataaagattttttatttgtgcGACATCTATAATTTTAAGTTATatccgatttcttttttcttattgttttatttggCGGCATCTACTACTTCAATCATTTCCGCTCGATTTTTTAATACGGATAACAATAGAAAtggtgaatatatttttctttgttgacatatatttatatgcttTGATAAGGATCATGAGATTATTAGTTAATGAGCAGATAAGAATAAAACATACGCCTGCGTATAATAATCATCTCAGAATcgttcaaatttttttattcattaccGTAGTAATTGATAAGAATTTCAGTCCCATtgctattaatattacaagCTTATTACCATGACTTCCAATAATGAGAAATTGTCAAAGGTATTGTTGCTGTATATTCTTCCAGTTTTAgtatatacttaaaaaaataataattaaaaaatgtttacgtatgtttacaatattatatcatcatatttttatcaaatttaacgTTATAGGAGCATCCTCGAAATCTTATACCTGAATTATGTCagcaattttatcatttagGATGGGTTACTGGTACCGGTGGGGGTATATCCATCAAGCATGAGTTTGTAAatctgtaatatttattattaactgtgagataaaaatataaaaataaaatagaaattttaccATTATTTCAGAGACAAAATCTATATAGCTCCATCAGGTGtacaaaaagaacgaataaatgCAGATGATATATTTGTTCAAGATATAAATGGAAAAGATTTAGAACTACCTCCAGctgagaaaaaattgaaaaaatcacAATGTACTCCACTATTTATGTGCGCATATCTTAGAAGAAATGCTAATGCAGTCATTCATACTCATTCTAAAGTCGCTTTGATGGTTACTTTATTGTGGCCTGGAAAAGAATTTCGAGTCACTCATCTTGAAATGATTAAAGGTATATATCTTCTTACAAAATATACTTCTTACAAGATCATTCCCATATAGCAATGAATGAATGTATTCAttagttaaatatatttcttcatagGTATAAGAAATCAAAAGCTAGGAAGAGCTTATCGTTATGACGAAGAGTTAGTGGTAcctataatagaaaatacacCTTTTGAAGAAGATTTAAGAGAAGAATTAGATAAAGCAATCATTGAATATCCAGAAACTTGTGCAGTTTTAGTACGTAGACATGGTGTTTATGTTTGGGGTGATACTTGGCAACAAGCTAAAACAATGTAAGTTACGtttactttatatacatacttttgtAAAGTACATAGCGAAacctataaataatattttttatgggaTTTCTAGGACTGAAtgttatgattatttatttgatgttGCCATACAAATGAAACAGTGTGGTCTAAATCCCATGGCAACTCCAGCAGAATATGAACTTCATTATCAAactaatgaattaaaaatataatttttgataaatcttTATCCCTctgcaaattaaaaatactataaaataataaaaggaggCAAATAATCGTTTtagtaattattgaaatttgtgaacatattatttgtatcacaatgtaaaaatattttgtatatatatatataaattattttaattatctatatcATATGGTTTGAATTGTGTTCTAATCTTTTTTGCTAATTCACTTTCTTCATTCTTATCCAATTGACAATCTCTCCAATCTGATCTATGATTAACATCTAATATTCTATCACATGCCAATACTTCTCTACCAAAGTGTAATGGAAAATCCTTCTTAATTCTATAGTACAATGATTGCCCATCAGGTAACTCTACATAAAAGTACAGAATACCAGGTTTTGCAATTTGTTGTAAGTCTGTGTGATGTGGAAGTTCatcaattttgaaattattacattCTGCTATTTCCTGTTCaacataaaaatttactttagataaaatcaaaattactatataataagaacaataataatatacctCAAACATTTCTTTAACTACAGATGATTGATTTTTGTGAATTGGAACAGCTTGTAATTGACAGTGAgatgttttataatttctctCAAAAAATACTGGTACTCGATTTTTACTTGCAAAATACTTTGTTATTGCCTCTTTATAtagtttcatttcttttaaaatatttggtGGTAAAACTGATAAACTCTGATGATGTGTTATCGGCGAAATTAACATATGGTCTTCAACCAATCCACCTCTAGCAAGTGCTACATAAACTTCTGTACCAACAGCAATTACTAAGTGCTTAGATACTTCAGGACTAGATAAACAAAACCAACATTTTGTTTGATCAAATTCTGTCTTAAGCTTCTTGTAAGAATAATCTGAATTTTTCGAACGTTTGTTAGATTTAAATTCCAtgtcataaaaaaattgtgtaGTTTTTGTTTCCACTGGTTCATCATGTAACAGGTGTTTTGAATAAGGACTAGATGTTTCATCTGTTGTTTTCATAACTAATTCAGATAATCTTATTCTGTCTATAGGAGTCAAGTTCAAAGCATACagccatttcttcttttcattgtttCCTACCGATCCAAGAGCAATAAATCTAGTTGCAATTTCAATACCACTTTTATCTTGACTATGATTTCTAAggaaacaattaattttttattaatagaattctattattattgtaattttattcaaaactaatccaattatttatatattatactcaCCTATAAGGTGGTCTTtcataatgaatattttctaatgcTGAAATATGATATCTTGGCTTTATTTGAGCAGCCAACCAAGCTATTAATTCAGATCCTTGAAATTTGATATCAGGTTTATTTGGATCTAAATCGGTAATGCCTTTAGGCCATGGTgaggataataatatatctattccTCGAAAACTTGGTTGACCTTTCAAACAAGAATTCTTTATGGATATAACATCATTCTTTTGGAAACAGATTGCTTTGGATTCAgttgtattattttcaatgcCACTAATATATGCAATTTTTAATCCTGATGTTGCAATATATAAACCTCTTCTACCAAGGTAAGTTAAATTTTGACAAATTTCATATCCATCTATATCAGGGTAATATTGTAAATCTGTTTCCCTATTTGGGCCAATAATATACGTTGgaacagaaatatttttcataccaTTTTTGTATGGTTCAAGctctatattattttcaccAAAGAAGTTTCCGACACATAATAAAAAGTCGAATGgtccattttttttgttaatattttcaactttcgtaaatagaaatttaaaatgtCCTTCTACATCACCACAGCTAAGTATCTTTTGTTTATCTGTCATTTCTTACAAttcagaaatattatttacttttatggtatatatttaagatatcatcgtcgtaatttttcttaacaGATTAAAGTGCTGGCTTTATTACAATGttca
This window of the Vespula vulgaris chromosome 6, iyVesVulg1.1, whole genome shotgun sequence genome carries:
- the LOC127064730 gene encoding COMM domain-containing protein 10-like isoform X1: MESWVTITPCLQQGLKIANRIDNGKFRLLVNRICQNLQSTSNVKPFNEEEEEKLLVSLELNKEELTFLLDAVTLIYKQAAFNIVKSAEFESTLKDTCKLDEDKTLIFVNSWLSYGKGIIECLRKRSIFPTQVKDINWCLNIQSSSSTISKDASPMTLFQLDFTGEKDSKLTIEFDKKSLTDLYMNLEKIQNQLDALK
- the LOC127064730 gene encoding COMM domain-containing protein 10-like isoform X2, giving the protein MESWVTITPCLQQGLKIANRIDNGKFRLLVNRICQNLQSTSNVKPFNEEEEEKLLVSLELNKEELTFLLDAVTLIYKQAAFNIVKSAEFESTLKDTCKLDEDKTLIFVNSWLSYGKGIIECLRKRSIFPTQVKDINWCLNIQSSSSTISKDASPMTLFQLDFTGFDDTWLKET
- the LOC127064729 gene encoding methylthioribulose-1-phosphate dehydratase isoform X2; translation: MEHPRNLIPELCQQFYHLGWVTGTGGGISIKHEDKIYIAPSGVQKERINADDIFVQDINGKDLELPPAEKKLKKSQCTPLFMCAYLRRNANAVIHTHSKVALMVTLLWPGKEFRVTHLEMIKGIRNQKLGRAYRYDEELVVPIIENTPFEEDLREELDKAIIEYPETCAVLVRRHGVYVWGDTWQQAKTMTECYDYLFDVAIQMKQCGLNPMATPAEYELHYQTNELKI
- the LOC127064729 gene encoding probable methylthioribulose-1-phosphate dehydratase isoform X1; its protein translation is MTSNNEKLSKEHPRNLIPELCQQFYHLGWVTGTGGGISIKHEDKIYIAPSGVQKERINADDIFVQDINGKDLELPPAEKKLKKSQCTPLFMCAYLRRNANAVIHTHSKVALMVTLLWPGKEFRVTHLEMIKGIRNQKLGRAYRYDEELVVPIIENTPFEEDLREELDKAIIEYPETCAVLVRRHGVYVWGDTWQQAKTMTECYDYLFDVAIQMKQCGLNPMATPAEYELHYQTNELKI
- the LOC127064721 gene encoding CWF19-like protein 1; protein product: MTDKQKILSCGDVEGHFKFLFTKVENINKKNGPFDFLLCVGNFFGENNIELEPYKNGMKNISVPTYIIGPNRETDLQYYPDIDGYEICQNLTYLGRRGLYIATSGLKIAYISGIENNTTESKAICFQKNDVISIKNSCLKGQPSFRGIDILLSSPWPKGITDLDPNKPDIKFQGSELIAWLAAQIKPRYHISALENIHYERPPYRNHSQDKSGIEIATRFIALGSVGNNEKKKWLYALNLTPIDRIRLSELVMKTTDETSSPYSKHLLHDEPVETKTTQFFYDMEFKSNKRSKNSDYSYKKLKTEFDQTKCWFCLSSPEVSKHLVIAVGTEVYVALARGGLVEDHMLISPITHHQSLSVLPPNILKEMKLYKEAITKYFASKNRVPVFFERNYKTSHCQLQAVPIHKNQSSVVKEMFEEIAECNNFKIDELPHHTDLQQIAKPGILYFYVELPDGQSLYYRIKKDFPLHFGREVLACDRILDVNHRSDWRDCQLDKNEESELAKKIRTQFKPYDIDN